One genomic region from Mytilus trossulus isolate FHL-02 chromosome 9, PNRI_Mtr1.1.1.hap1, whole genome shotgun sequence encodes:
- the LOC134685388 gene encoding cytochrome P450 3A13-like isoform X3 has protein sequence MDLFTSTVLLGISIICVLYLYMKKAHSFFKRLGISGPQPVPFFGIFPEYKKKGITELDLELINKYGNVVGIYHGHKPVVLVADPEMIQDICITKFNKFKNRKVNLDLGPLLRKTVALSDNGQWTFLREHISEVFKPNYLEQITGKLLQSTEHLIHNIEEKLTAENDFDFQELCLAFSVDSLCNSLFGYNVNSYKETEDKTVDMIKKGWMAGTAGIARPAVACAVCPAMTKLFSAFSYNAIPADVRKYLTTLVTKKMKKRHTEGGRADLLSFIMTSSRRRSIIVDSQNNSTKSAEHMASDYRLSETEIVANCLFFFLAGYDTTASTIVFTLYCLAKHPECQDKVVSEISNNLSSEHMSYDDIENLLYLDMVLNESLRIFPTYLRYGRAVGEDTVVKGIKFPKGTEIQFPIYAIHRNKDNFPNPEKFDPNRFSKENVSKRHPMSFIPFGAGPRDCFGQSYAKLAVKFAVVSLIQKYKFSLSSKQNDPPTLAKTFYLRPENGLWLTVDKRPAEI, from the exons ATGGACCTATTTACTTCAACTGTACTGCTTGGAATAAGTATTATTTGTGTTCTGTATTT atatATGAAGAAAGCTCATAGTTTTTTTAAACGACTTGGCATTTCGGGTCCTCAACCTGTGCCTTTTTTTGGAATCTTCCCAGAATATAAGAAAAAG ggaATTACAGAATTAGATTTAGAATTGATAAATAAGTATGGCAATGTTGTTGG GATTTACCATGGACATAAACCTGTAGTACTGGTAGCGGATCCCGAGATGATTCAAGATATATGCATTACAAAATTCAACAAGTTTAAAAATAGGAAG gtaAATTTAGACCTAGGACCATTATTAAGGAAAACAGTGGCACTCTCTGATAATGGTCAATGGACGTTTTTACGAGAACATATATCAGAAGTGTTCAAACCAAATTATTTGGAACAG ATAACAGGGAAATTGTTACAGTCAACCGAGCACCTGATACATAACATTGAAGAGAAGTTAACAGCTGAGAATGATTTCGACTTTCAAGA GTTATGTTTGGCCTTTTCCGTTGACTCGCTGTGTAATAGTTTATTTGGATATAATGTAAATTCCTATAAAGAAACAGAGGATAAGACTGTCGACATGATAAAGAAAGGGTGGATGGCTGGAACGGCAGGAATAGCTAGACCTGCAGTGGCTTGTG CTGTTTGTCCAGCGATGACAAAGTTATTTTCTGCATTTAGTTACAATGCAATCCCAGCTGATGTCAGAAAGTATCTGACAACCCTTGTTACAAAGAAGATGAAAAAGAGGCACACGGAAGGG GGACGAGCCGATTTACTGTCGTTTATAATGACTAGCAGTAGAAGACGTTCTATCATAGTAGATagtcaaaataattcaacaaaatcAGCCGAACATATGGCTTCAG ATTACAGACTTTCAGAAACAGAGATAGTTGCtaattgtttattctttttccTGGCTGGGTACGATACAACTGCTAGTACCATAGTGTTTACGCTATATTGTCTGGCCAAACATCCGGAGTGTCAAGATAAAGTAGTATCAGAAATATCAAATAATCTATCGTCT GAACATATGTCATATGATGATATAGAAAATCTACTATACTTAGACATGGTTCTGAATGAATCATTGCGTATATTTCCTACTTATCTAAG GTATGGTAGAGCAGTAGGAGAGGATACAGTCGTTAAAGGAATCAAATTTCCTAAGGGAACCGAAATTCAGTTCCCAATATATGCtatacacagaaataaagataACTTTCCTAATCCTGAAAAGTTTGATCCCAACAG atttagcAAGGAAAACGTCTCTAAACGTCATCCAATGTCTTTCATACCTTTTGGTGCTGGCCCGAGAGATTGTTTTGGACAATCGTATGCTAAACTTGCAGTAAAATTCGCTGTTGTGTCTTTGATTCAGAAATATAAGTTTTCACTTAGCTCAAAACAGAAT GATCCTCCAACTTTAGCAAAGACGTTTTATTTGAGACCAGAAAATGGGTTGTGGCTCACTGTTGATAAAAGACCAGCTGAAATATAA
- the LOC134685388 gene encoding cytochrome P450 3A13-like isoform X2, with the protein MESIISTVLIGIIIFLTLSYLYMKKAHSFFKRLGISGPQPVPFFGIFPEYKKKGITELDLELINKYGNVVGIYHGHKPVVLVADPEMIQDICITKFNKFKNRKVNLDLGPLLRKTVALSDNGQWTFLREHISEVFKPNYLEQITGKLLQSTEHLIHNIEEKLTAENDFDFQELCLAFSVDSLCNSLFGYNVNSYKETEDKTVDMIKKGWMAGTAGIARPAVACAVCPAMTKLFSAFSYNAIPADVRKYLTTLVTKKMKKRHTEGGRADLLSFIMTSSRRRSIIVDSQNNSTKSAEHMASDYRLSETEIVANCLFFFLAGYDTTASTIVFTLYCLAKHPECQDKVVSEISNNLSSEHMSYDDIENLLYLDMVLNESLRIFPTYLRYGRAVGEDTVVKGIKFPKGTEIQFPIYAIHRNKDNFPNPEKFDPNRFSKENVSKRHPMSFIPFGAGPRDCFGQSYAKLAVKFAVVSLIQKYKFSLSSKQNDPPTLAKTFYLRPENGLWLTVDKRPAEI; encoded by the exons atggAAAGCATAATATCAACTGTCCTAATTGGAATTATAATCTTTCTCACCTTGTCTTACTT atatATGAAGAAAGCTCATAGTTTTTTTAAACGACTTGGCATTTCGGGTCCTCAACCTGTGCCTTTTTTTGGAATCTTCCCAGAATATAAGAAAAAG ggaATTACAGAATTAGATTTAGAATTGATAAATAAGTATGGCAATGTTGTTGG GATTTACCATGGACATAAACCTGTAGTACTGGTAGCGGATCCCGAGATGATTCAAGATATATGCATTACAAAATTCAACAAGTTTAAAAATAGGAAG gtaAATTTAGACCTAGGACCATTATTAAGGAAAACAGTGGCACTCTCTGATAATGGTCAATGGACGTTTTTACGAGAACATATATCAGAAGTGTTCAAACCAAATTATTTGGAACAG ATAACAGGGAAATTGTTACAGTCAACCGAGCACCTGATACATAACATTGAAGAGAAGTTAACAGCTGAGAATGATTTCGACTTTCAAGA GTTATGTTTGGCCTTTTCCGTTGACTCGCTGTGTAATAGTTTATTTGGATATAATGTAAATTCCTATAAAGAAACAGAGGATAAGACTGTCGACATGATAAAGAAAGGGTGGATGGCTGGAACGGCAGGAATAGCTAGACCTGCAGTGGCTTGTG CTGTTTGTCCAGCGATGACAAAGTTATTTTCTGCATTTAGTTACAATGCAATCCCAGCTGATGTCAGAAAGTATCTGACAACCCTTGTTACAAAGAAGATGAAAAAGAGGCACACGGAAGGG GGACGAGCCGATTTACTGTCGTTTATAATGACTAGCAGTAGAAGACGTTCTATCATAGTAGATagtcaaaataattcaacaaaatcAGCCGAACATATGGCTTCAG ATTACAGACTTTCAGAAACAGAGATAGTTGCtaattgtttattctttttccTGGCTGGGTACGATACAACTGCTAGTACCATAGTGTTTACGCTATATTGTCTGGCCAAACATCCGGAGTGTCAAGATAAAGTAGTATCAGAAATATCAAATAATCTATCGTCT GAACATATGTCATATGATGATATAGAAAATCTACTATACTTAGACATGGTTCTGAATGAATCATTGCGTATATTTCCTACTTATCTAAG GTATGGTAGAGCAGTAGGAGAGGATACAGTCGTTAAAGGAATCAAATTTCCTAAGGGAACCGAAATTCAGTTCCCAATATATGCtatacacagaaataaagataACTTTCCTAATCCTGAAAAGTTTGATCCCAACAG atttagcAAGGAAAACGTCTCTAAACGTCATCCAATGTCTTTCATACCTTTTGGTGCTGGCCCGAGAGATTGTTTTGGACAATCGTATGCTAAACTTGCAGTAAAATTCGCTGTTGTGTCTTTGATTCAGAAATATAAGTTTTCACTTAGCTCAAAACAGAAT GATCCTCCAACTTTAGCAAAGACGTTTTATTTGAGACCAGAAAATGGGTTGTGGCTCACTGTTGATAAAAGACCAGCTGAAATATAA
- the LOC134685388 gene encoding cytochrome P450 3A13-like isoform X1, producing the protein MECVTSFILFGIVFTLLLIFLYMKKAHSFFKRLGISGPQPVPFFGIFPEYKKKGITELDLELINKYGNVVGIYHGHKPVVLVADPEMIQDICITKFNKFKNRKVNLDLGPLLRKTVALSDNGQWTFLREHISEVFKPNYLEQITGKLLQSTEHLIHNIEEKLTAENDFDFQELCLAFSVDSLCNSLFGYNVNSYKETEDKTVDMIKKGWMAGTAGIARPAVACAVCPAMTKLFSAFSYNAIPADVRKYLTTLVTKKMKKRHTEGGRADLLSFIMTSSRRRSIIVDSQNNSTKSAEHMASDYRLSETEIVANCLFFFLAGYDTTASTIVFTLYCLAKHPECQDKVVSEISNNLSSEHMSYDDIENLLYLDMVLNESLRIFPTYLRYGRAVGEDTVVKGIKFPKGTEIQFPIYAIHRNKDNFPNPEKFDPNRFSKENVSKRHPMSFIPFGAGPRDCFGQSYAKLAVKFAVVSLIQKYKFSLSSKQNDPPTLAKTFYLRPENGLWLTVDKRPAEI; encoded by the exons atGGAATGTGTAACGTCGTTTATCTTGTTCGGGATTGTATTTACTcttcttttaatcttttt atatATGAAGAAAGCTCATAGTTTTTTTAAACGACTTGGCATTTCGGGTCCTCAACCTGTGCCTTTTTTTGGAATCTTCCCAGAATATAAGAAAAAG ggaATTACAGAATTAGATTTAGAATTGATAAATAAGTATGGCAATGTTGTTGG GATTTACCATGGACATAAACCTGTAGTACTGGTAGCGGATCCCGAGATGATTCAAGATATATGCATTACAAAATTCAACAAGTTTAAAAATAGGAAG gtaAATTTAGACCTAGGACCATTATTAAGGAAAACAGTGGCACTCTCTGATAATGGTCAATGGACGTTTTTACGAGAACATATATCAGAAGTGTTCAAACCAAATTATTTGGAACAG ATAACAGGGAAATTGTTACAGTCAACCGAGCACCTGATACATAACATTGAAGAGAAGTTAACAGCTGAGAATGATTTCGACTTTCAAGA GTTATGTTTGGCCTTTTCCGTTGACTCGCTGTGTAATAGTTTATTTGGATATAATGTAAATTCCTATAAAGAAACAGAGGATAAGACTGTCGACATGATAAAGAAAGGGTGGATGGCTGGAACGGCAGGAATAGCTAGACCTGCAGTGGCTTGTG CTGTTTGTCCAGCGATGACAAAGTTATTTTCTGCATTTAGTTACAATGCAATCCCAGCTGATGTCAGAAAGTATCTGACAACCCTTGTTACAAAGAAGATGAAAAAGAGGCACACGGAAGGG GGACGAGCCGATTTACTGTCGTTTATAATGACTAGCAGTAGAAGACGTTCTATCATAGTAGATagtcaaaataattcaacaaaatcAGCCGAACATATGGCTTCAG ATTACAGACTTTCAGAAACAGAGATAGTTGCtaattgtttattctttttccTGGCTGGGTACGATACAACTGCTAGTACCATAGTGTTTACGCTATATTGTCTGGCCAAACATCCGGAGTGTCAAGATAAAGTAGTATCAGAAATATCAAATAATCTATCGTCT GAACATATGTCATATGATGATATAGAAAATCTACTATACTTAGACATGGTTCTGAATGAATCATTGCGTATATTTCCTACTTATCTAAG GTATGGTAGAGCAGTAGGAGAGGATACAGTCGTTAAAGGAATCAAATTTCCTAAGGGAACCGAAATTCAGTTCCCAATATATGCtatacacagaaataaagataACTTTCCTAATCCTGAAAAGTTTGATCCCAACAG atttagcAAGGAAAACGTCTCTAAACGTCATCCAATGTCTTTCATACCTTTTGGTGCTGGCCCGAGAGATTGTTTTGGACAATCGTATGCTAAACTTGCAGTAAAATTCGCTGTTGTGTCTTTGATTCAGAAATATAAGTTTTCACTTAGCTCAAAACAGAAT GATCCTCCAACTTTAGCAAAGACGTTTTATTTGAGACCAGAAAATGGGTTGTGGCTCACTGTTGATAAAAGACCAGCTGAAATATAA